A region of Piscinibacter gummiphilus DNA encodes the following proteins:
- a CDS encoding bile acid:sodium symporter family protein gives MSAVTVKKSPGFKFDGFMKGMVIAVVLAFLWPTPGAHGGVLHPELLNKVGVALVFFLNGLSLSLPAMRAGAASWRAHLLIQGATFVLFPLIGVAGVWASHGLVPHDLQLGFFYLCALPSTVSSSVALTVAARGNVPVAVFNATLSSLIGVLVTPMWMGWMLGQAGIEFPIGPVIRDLVLWVLVPLVAGQLARPWLGEWAAKHKSRLQWVDRGTILMLIYTSFADSVVQGVWTRFGVMTVVGTAIATLVLFIVVMLVVRALARLIGLSDADRVAAIFCGSKKTLASGVPMAQMIFGTNPALGLILMPLMLYHPLQLAIGGVLAQRWGGRTG, from the coding sequence GTGAGTGCAGTGACCGTGAAGAAGTCTCCGGGGTTCAAGTTCGACGGTTTCATGAAGGGCATGGTCATCGCGGTCGTGCTGGCCTTCCTGTGGCCCACGCCGGGTGCCCATGGCGGGGTCCTGCATCCCGAGTTGCTCAACAAGGTGGGTGTCGCGCTCGTCTTTTTCCTCAACGGCCTGTCGCTGAGCCTGCCCGCGATGCGCGCGGGCGCGGCGAGCTGGCGCGCCCACCTGCTGATCCAGGGCGCCACGTTCGTGCTGTTCCCGCTGATCGGCGTGGCCGGCGTGTGGGCCTCGCACGGCCTCGTGCCGCACGACCTGCAGCTCGGCTTCTTCTACCTGTGCGCGCTGCCGTCCACGGTGTCGTCGTCGGTGGCGCTGACCGTCGCGGCGCGCGGCAACGTGCCGGTCGCGGTGTTCAATGCCACGCTCTCGAGCCTGATCGGCGTGCTGGTCACGCCGATGTGGATGGGCTGGATGCTCGGCCAGGCCGGCATCGAGTTCCCGATCGGCCCCGTGATCCGCGACCTCGTGCTGTGGGTGCTGGTGCCGCTCGTCGCCGGGCAGCTCGCGCGGCCGTGGTTGGGCGAATGGGCCGCGAAACACAAGTCGCGCCTGCAGTGGGTGGACCGCGGCACGATCCTGATGCTGATCTACACCTCGTTCGCCGACTCGGTGGTGCAGGGCGTGTGGACCCGATTCGGCGTGATGACCGTCGTGGGCACCGCCATCGCCACGCTGGTGCTGTTCATCGTCGTGATGCTGGTGGTGCGTGCGCTCGCGCGCCTCATCGGCCTGAGCGATGCGGACCGCGTGGCCGCGATCTTCTGCGGCTCGAAGAAGACGCTGGCCTCGGGCGTGCCGATGGCGCAGATGATCTTCGGCACGAACCCCGCCCTCGGCCTGATCCTGATGCCGCTGATGCTGTACCACCCGCTGCAGCTCGCGATCGGCGGGGTGCTCGCGCAACGATGGGGTGGCCGCACCGGGTGA
- a CDS encoding NADP-dependent malic enzyme, producing MSDITKGSKPLSPAESALRDAALEYHRSPVRGKIAVVPTKPLSNQRDLSLAYSPGVAYACLAIEENPALAADFTSRANLVGVVTNGTAVLGLGDIGPLAGKPVMEGKGCLFRKFAGIDVFDIELAERDPDKLVEIIAALEPTLGGVNLEDIKAPECFYIERQLRERMKIPVFHDDQHGTAIISSAALINGLELVGKAIGEVKVAVSGAGAAAIACLDMMVTLGVSPKNVFVCDSKGVIHDQRADKLDASKQRYAQKTDARTLADVVKGADVFLGCSAAGVLTVEMVKTMADKPLILALANPEPEIRPELAKLARPDCLIATGRSDYPNQVNNVLCFPYIFRGALDCGATRITDEMKIACVKEIAALAKAEISAEVASAYDGRELRFGPDYFIPTPFDSRLILRIAPAVAEAAKASGVAARPIEDLEAYRDSLTRFVTHTGMIMQPVFRAARSAPKRIVFAEGEEERVLRAVQIALDEKLVRPILIGRPEVIAARIERAGLRLQPGRDFELVNPGDDARFNQYWEAYHQLNGRNGVSPETAKSIVRRSNTVIAALMVHLNDADGMLCGLVGRYDAHFEHVRDIIGLRQGARTFAAMNALLLDQHTLFITDTFIHDEPDAAQLADIAEMAVDEVKHFGLPPKVAFLSHSMYGSSKRASALKMREARNLFAHRCPDVEADGEIHGDAALSEDLRLKALPSSTLTGAANVLVLPNLDAANILFNVLKMTGGHGVTVGPVLLGAAAPVHVLSPSATVRRIVNMTALAVAQAGKVRS from the coding sequence ATGTCCGACATCACCAAAGGCAGCAAGCCGCTGTCTCCCGCCGAATCCGCGCTGCGCGACGCCGCGCTCGAATACCACCGCAGCCCCGTGCGCGGCAAGATCGCCGTGGTGCCCACCAAGCCGCTGTCGAACCAGCGCGACCTCTCGCTCGCGTATTCGCCGGGTGTGGCCTACGCGTGCCTCGCGATCGAGGAGAACCCCGCGCTCGCCGCCGACTTCACGTCGCGCGCCAACCTCGTCGGCGTGGTCACCAACGGCACCGCGGTGCTCGGCCTCGGCGACATCGGCCCGCTGGCCGGCAAGCCGGTGATGGAGGGCAAGGGATGCCTGTTCCGCAAGTTCGCGGGCATCGACGTGTTCGACATCGAACTGGCCGAACGCGACCCCGACAAGCTCGTCGAGATCATCGCCGCCCTCGAGCCCACGCTCGGCGGTGTGAACCTCGAGGACATCAAGGCCCCCGAGTGCTTCTACATCGAGCGCCAGCTGCGCGAGCGCATGAAGATCCCCGTCTTCCACGACGACCAGCACGGCACGGCCATCATCTCCAGCGCCGCGCTCATCAACGGCCTCGAACTGGTGGGCAAGGCCATCGGCGAGGTGAAGGTGGCGGTGTCGGGCGCCGGCGCGGCGGCCATCGCGTGCCTCGACATGATGGTCACGCTCGGCGTCTCGCCGAAGAACGTGTTCGTCTGCGACAGCAAGGGCGTGATCCACGACCAGCGCGCCGACAAGCTCGACGCCTCGAAGCAGCGCTACGCGCAGAAGACCGACGCGCGCACGCTCGCCGACGTCGTCAAGGGCGCCGACGTGTTCCTCGGCTGCTCGGCCGCCGGCGTGCTCACGGTCGAGATGGTCAAGACCATGGCCGACAAGCCGCTGATCCTCGCGCTCGCCAACCCCGAGCCCGAGATCCGCCCGGAACTCGCGAAGCTCGCGCGCCCCGACTGCCTGATCGCCACCGGCCGGTCCGACTACCCGAACCAGGTCAACAACGTCCTGTGTTTCCCGTACATCTTCCGCGGCGCGCTCGACTGCGGCGCCACGCGCATCACCGACGAGATGAAGATCGCGTGCGTGAAGGAGATCGCCGCGCTGGCCAAGGCCGAGATCAGCGCCGAGGTGGCCTCCGCGTACGACGGCCGCGAGCTGCGCTTCGGTCCCGACTACTTCATCCCCACGCCGTTCGACTCGCGCCTGATCCTGCGCATCGCGCCGGCCGTGGCCGAAGCCGCCAAGGCCTCCGGCGTGGCCGCACGCCCCATCGAGGACCTCGAGGCCTACCGCGACTCGCTGACCCGTTTCGTGACCCACACCGGCATGATCATGCAGCCGGTGTTCCGCGCCGCCCGCTCGGCGCCGAAGCGCATCGTGTTCGCCGAGGGTGAAGAGGAACGTGTGCTGCGCGCCGTGCAGATCGCGCTCGACGAGAAGCTCGTGCGCCCGATCCTGATCGGCCGCCCCGAGGTCATCGCCGCGCGCATCGAACGCGCCGGACTGCGCCTGCAGCCGGGCCGCGACTTCGAGCTGGTGAACCCGGGCGACGACGCCCGCTTCAACCAGTACTGGGAGGCCTACCACCAGCTCAACGGCCGCAACGGCGTGTCGCCCGAGACGGCCAAGTCGATCGTGCGCCGCTCGAACACCGTGATCGCCGCGCTGATGGTGCACCTGAACGATGCCGACGGCATGCTGTGCGGCCTCGTGGGCCGTTACGACGCTCACTTCGAACACGTGCGCGACATCATCGGCCTGCGCCAGGGCGCCCGCACCTTCGCCGCGATGAACGCGCTGCTGCTCGACCAGCACACGCTGTTCATCACCGACACCTTCATCCACGACGAACCCGACGCGGCCCAGCTCGCCGACATCGCCGAGATGGCGGTCGACGAGGTCAAGCACTTCGGCCTGCCGCCGAAGGTGGCCTTCCTGTCGCACTCGATGTACGGCAGCAGCAAGCGCGCGTCGGCACTGAAGATGCGCGAGGCGCGCAACCTGTTCGCCCACCGCTGCCCCGACGTGGAGGCCGACGGCGAGATCCACGGCGACGCGGCGCTGAGCGAAGACCTGCGCCTGAAGGCCCTGCCGTCGTCCACGCTGACCGGTGCGGCCAACGTGCTCGTGCTGCCCAACCTCGACGCGGCGAACATCCTGTTCAACGTGCTGAAGATGACCGGCGGCCACGGCGTGACCGTGGGCCCGGTGCTGCTGGGCGCCGCGGCGCCGGTGCACGTGCTGTCGCCGTCGGCGACGGTGCGGCGCATCGTCAACATGACGGCGCTGGCGGTGGCGCAGGCGGGGAAGGTGCGCTCGTAA
- a CDS encoding AGE family epimerase/isomerase, translating to MQKFLVALALAVVPLLGHAGAPDGAAWLRHATDDLLPYWRQPAALGSPVGRFPTFRCIDGGAYDAAKPCKELARAPGWIRAELGREYVRMQSRQTFAYAVGFHLTGDPALLAAAKAGSADIRARALDPATGSAATFHDRDGRAQPPVGERTAQDLAYAALAMAAVYDLTRDSATLDDLDRLHRHLMGHFDAERGEMRWTLKGPEAGKRELVAQLDPLNAYMVLVTPLLEGERRQRWLADMGRLVGTIRTHYCAGQQPRCRGTLDAGGEVPGARHNDYGHSGKAYWMVLLAARIRGDADAAAWAEAKGHAVLAEAFQEDTGAWASRWTADGQDTSQQWWISAELDQLASTLALGDRRYLGYLERTGPYWLTHFVDREHGEVYGWLSPSGEPGDALKQHQWKNGYHSLEHALIGYLTAQALARQPATLYYALPKGTKAPLAPYVFPGRERGREEVKGGVLKVTFDVGP from the coding sequence ATGCAGAAATTCCTTGTCGCCCTCGCGCTCGCCGTGGTCCCGCTGCTGGGCCACGCGGGCGCTCCGGACGGAGCCGCCTGGCTCCGCCACGCCACCGACGACCTGCTGCCGTACTGGCGCCAACCCGCCGCCCTCGGGTCGCCCGTCGGGCGTTTCCCCACCTTCCGTTGCATCGACGGCGGCGCGTACGACGCCGCCAAGCCGTGCAAGGAACTGGCACGGGCGCCGGGTTGGATCCGCGCCGAACTGGGCCGCGAGTACGTGCGCATGCAGTCGCGCCAGACCTTCGCGTACGCGGTGGGCTTCCACCTGACCGGCGACCCGGCGCTGCTGGCCGCCGCGAAGGCGGGGTCGGCCGACATCCGTGCCCGTGCGCTGGACCCGGCCACCGGCAGCGCCGCCACGTTCCACGACCGCGACGGTCGCGCTCAGCCCCCGGTGGGCGAACGCACCGCGCAGGACCTCGCGTACGCCGCGCTCGCGATGGCGGCCGTCTACGACCTGACCCGCGATTCGGCCACGCTCGACGACCTGGACCGCCTGCACCGCCACCTGATGGGCCACTTCGACGCGGAACGAGGCGAGATGCGCTGGACGCTGAAGGGCCCCGAGGCGGGCAAGCGGGAACTCGTGGCCCAGCTCGACCCGCTCAACGCGTACATGGTGCTCGTGACACCGCTGCTCGAGGGCGAACGCCGCCAGCGCTGGCTGGCCGACATGGGCCGGCTGGTCGGCACCATCCGCACGCACTACTGCGCGGGCCAACAACCCCGCTGCCGCGGCACGCTGGACGCGGGCGGTGAGGTGCCGGGCGCGCGCCACAACGACTACGGCCACAGCGGCAAGGCCTACTGGATGGTGCTGCTCGCCGCGCGGATCCGGGGCGATGCGGACGCGGCCGCGTGGGCCGAGGCCAAGGGCCACGCCGTGCTGGCCGAGGCCTTCCAGGAGGACACCGGCGCATGGGCCTCGCGCTGGACCGCCGACGGCCAGGACACGAGCCAGCAGTGGTGGATCTCCGCCGAACTCGACCAGCTTGCATCGACCCTCGCGCTGGGCGACCGGCGCTACCTGGGCTACCTCGAACGCACCGGCCCGTACTGGCTCACGCACTTCGTGGACCGCGAACACGGCGAGGTGTACGGCTGGCTGTCGCCGTCGGGCGAGCCGGGAGACGCGCTGAAGCAGCACCAGTGGAAGAACGGCTACCACTCGCTGGAACACGCGCTGATCGGGTACCTCACCGCGCAGGCGCTGGCGAGGCAGCCGGCGACGCTGTACTACGCGTTGCCGAAGGGGACGAAGGCGCCGCTGGCGCCGTACGTGTTCCCGGGGCGGGAGCGTGGGCGGGAGGAGGTGAAGGGGGGCGTGTTGAAGGTGACGTTCGACGTCGGGCCCTGA
- a CDS encoding shikimate 5-dehydrogenase, protein MKTSISKTTRLCMSLSARPGNFGTRFQNFLYDALDLDFVYKAFTTKDLAAAVGGIRALGIRGCAISMPFKEAVIPMLDALDPSAGVLQSVNTIVNDDGFLRGYNTDYLAVRHLLDAHQVPRDLRVAVRGSGGMAKAVTCALRDAGFKDGVVVARNEATGRALAGSYGYAWQPDTSGLAAGLLVNVTPIGMSGGEESGDLAYSLSLIDAAHTVFDVVAIPVETPLIVAARAAGRPVITGGEVIALQALEQFVLYTGVRPDPELVAEAAAFARAA, encoded by the coding sequence ATGAAAACCTCCATCAGCAAGACCACGCGGCTGTGCATGTCGCTGTCCGCCCGCCCGGGCAACTTCGGCACGCGCTTCCAGAACTTCCTGTACGACGCGCTCGACCTCGACTTCGTCTACAAGGCCTTCACCACAAAGGACCTGGCCGCGGCCGTGGGCGGCATCCGTGCGCTGGGCATCCGCGGCTGCGCGATCTCGATGCCGTTCAAGGAGGCCGTGATCCCGATGCTCGACGCGCTGGACCCGTCGGCCGGCGTGCTGCAGTCGGTCAACACCATCGTCAACGACGACGGCTTCCTGCGCGGCTACAACACCGACTACCTCGCGGTGCGCCACCTGCTCGATGCGCACCAGGTGCCGCGCGACCTGCGCGTGGCGGTGCGCGGCAGCGGCGGCATGGCCAAGGCCGTGACGTGCGCACTGCGCGATGCCGGCTTCAAGGACGGCGTGGTCGTCGCCCGCAACGAGGCCACCGGCCGCGCCCTGGCCGGCAGCTACGGCTACGCGTGGCAGCCCGACACCTCGGGCCTCGCGGCCGGCCTGCTCGTCAACGTGACCCCCATCGGCATGTCCGGCGGCGAGGAATCCGGCGACCTCGCGTACAGCCTGTCCCTGATCGATGCCGCCCACACGGTGTTCGACGTCGTGGCGATCCCGGTCGAGACGCCGCTCATCGTGGCGGCTCGCGCGGCCGGCCGCCCGGTGATCACCGGCGGCGAGGTGATCGCGCTGCAGGCGCTGGAACAGTTCGTGCTGTACACCGGTGTGCGACCCGACCCCGAGCTCGTCGCCGAGGCCGCGGCCTTCGCCCGGGCCGCCTGA
- a CDS encoding 1-phosphofructokinase family hexose kinase, whose protein sequence is MSPRACTVSLNPAIDRTLWVDRLAPGHTHLATGEHRQAGGKGFNVAAGLASLGVPVAMCGWLGRENAGVFEAAFQARGIADAMDRVSGHVRENLQLTDTARQQTTSVDLPGIAFDPATLAAAEQQLDRTLAARVAPGDWCLLTGSLPPGVDAGTLERLSRSLSAAGARLVVDTGGEALADLLRRLAGTPRAMPVFVKPNRDELEALCGRSLPTVPDVVAAARGVVAQGVPHVLVSLGADGAVLATAAGTWTCAVPAVPICTTVGAGDAVVAGTTAGLMAGLPFDAAARRGLACAAWRIQRRTPDLPPRDTLDADAAAYRLIPSP, encoded by the coding sequence ATGTCCCCCCGCGCCTGCACCGTTTCGCTGAACCCCGCCATCGACCGCACCTTGTGGGTCGACCGGCTCGCGCCCGGGCACACGCACCTCGCCACCGGGGAACACCGCCAGGCGGGTGGCAAGGGGTTCAATGTCGCGGCGGGCCTGGCCTCGCTCGGTGTGCCGGTCGCGATGTGCGGCTGGCTCGGACGCGAGAACGCCGGGGTTTTCGAGGCGGCGTTCCAGGCGCGGGGCATCGCCGACGCCATGGACCGGGTGTCCGGCCACGTCCGCGAGAACCTGCAGCTCACCGACACCGCCCGCCAGCAGACCACCTCGGTGGACCTGCCCGGCATCGCCTTCGACCCCGCCACGCTCGCCGCGGCGGAACAGCAGCTCGACCGAACGCTCGCCGCGCGCGTGGCCCCGGGCGACTGGTGCCTGCTCACCGGCAGCCTGCCGCCCGGCGTGGACGCGGGCACGCTCGAACGCCTGTCGCGTTCGCTGTCGGCCGCCGGGGCCCGCCTCGTCGTCGACACCGGCGGCGAGGCCCTGGCCGACCTGCTGCGCCGCCTGGCCGGCACGCCACGTGCCATGCCCGTCTTCGTGAAACCGAACCGCGACGAACTCGAAGCCCTGTGCGGCCGGTCGCTGCCCACGGTGCCCGACGTCGTGGCCGCCGCGCGCGGCGTGGTGGCCCAGGGCGTGCCACACGTGCTGGTGTCGCTGGGCGCCGACGGCGCGGTGCTCGCGACCGCGGCCGGCACCTGGACCTGCGCCGTCCCCGCCGTGCCCATCTGCACCACGGTGGGGGCGGGCGACGCGGTGGTCGCCGGCACCACCGCGGGGCTGATGGCGGGCCTGCCCTTCGACGCCGCCGCCCGGCGCGGCCTCGCCTGCGCGGCCTGGCGCATCCAGCGCCGCACCCCCGACCTCCCGCCGCGCGACACGCTCGATGCCGACGCCGCGGCCTACCGACTCATCCCCTCGCCATGA